CATCGTGGCTGGGGTGGTGGCCATGTGCGCCGAGCTTTCCATTGATGTCATCGCCGAAGGCATCGAAACGGCTGAGGAGGCGCGGTGCCTGGCCGATCTGGGGATCAGGCTTATGCAGGGCTACCTGTTTGGCCGACCTGTGTTCGAGGGGCTCGTGCGGGAGAGCAGTGTCCCGTGGCTGACCTGATATACGGCCCCTTCCCCGCCACGCTGACTGATCCTCTGGAGCGCATGCGATGCTGACCCGATGGAAGCTGCAACTGGGCCGCCTGACCCGACGGATGTGGTTCCGTTCCACCCTGTACGGCGGGATGGGCGTGGCTACCGCTTTGGCGGGCGCCTTCCTGAAATTTCTCATTCCAGCGGGGCTGGCAACCCGGATCGGTGCCGATTCGGTCGGCAACATTCTCGGCATCCTGGCCGCGTCGATGCTGACGGTGACTACGTTTTCGCTGTCGACCATGGTGTCGGCGTATGGCTCGGCCTCCAACAGCGCGACCCCGCGTGCTGCGCGCCTGCTGATCGAGGACAGTCGGGCGCAGGGGGCGCTGGCCACGTTCATCGGCGCGTTCCTGTTCTCCATTGTGGGTCTGATTGCCCTGAGCACCGGGCTGTACGGCGACAGTGGCCGGCTGGTGCTGTTCGGCGCGACAGTGGGCGTGATCGTGGTGATTACCGTGACGTTGCTGCGCGCCATCGAGCAGTTTTCCAGGTTCGGGCGGCTGGGCGAAACCATCGACCTGGTGGAGCGCGCTACGCAGGCGGCCATGAAGCGTCGCGCTGCCGATCCGCTGCTGGGCGGGGCTGCGCCACGGCAGGCGGCGCCTGGTGCTGTCGCCCTGACGGATGAGCGCATTGCCTATGTTGACCATATCGACATGGGCCGTCTGCAGTCAGTGGCCGAGGAAAAGGATCTGCGTATCCATCTGCAATGCCAGATCGGCACGTTCGCGACGCCGGCCCGGCCAGTGATGGAGGTGGAGGGTGTGGTCAGTGATGAAACACGTGCCCATCTGCTGGAGGCATTGAGCTGCAGCGATGCCCGCGCCATCGATAATGACCCGCGCTACGGCCTGGTCATCCTGTCCGAGATCGGGCAGCGCTCCATGTCCTCGGCCATCAATGACCCCGGTACCTGCATTGATGTCATCGGCACCTGCGTGCGGCTGCTGCATCGCTGGGCCGAACACAGCACGGGTGCAGCGGCCGCTGAGGTGCGCTACCCGAATGTACATGTCGCCCCGCTGCAGGCCAGCGATCTGTTCGAGGATGTGTTCACGCCCATTGCCCGCGATGCAGCCGGTTCGCTGGAGGTCAACATCCGCCTGCAGAAGGGGTTCGCGGCCCTGTTGCAGGCGCCCGACCCTGCCATTGCAGGAGAGGCGCGCCGGCATGCGCAGGTGGCCTTGGCGCGGGCCCTGGAGCGGCTGTCCTTCGCGGCGGACCGCGAGGCACTTCGGGCATCGGCGGTGATTCCGCCACCCTGAGACGGGCGCGCTTGAAGGCCGCAGGTCGGCGCGACGCCATCATCACGGCATCTCGCGCATAACACGGCGGCTGGCGCTGGTCGCCCTCTCTATATCTTTGGCCGTACCCCGTGACCGCACGCGCACATTCCCGTGACCAGAACCGCGCCGAGCGCGGCCTGGATGGATTGAATTTCTTCCTGGCGGACGTGCGCGACGGCCTGGGACCCTATCTGGCCATCTATCTGCTTTCGGTGCACCACTGGCAACCCGCCAGCATCGGCGTGGTCATGACCGTGGCCGCCATCATTGGGCTGCTGACCCAGACGCCTGCAGGCGCGTTCATGGACCGCGTCCATGCCAAGCGGCTGACACTGGCCATCGCGGCCATCGTGGTAACGGCCAGCTGCCTGCTGCTGCCGTGGACGCAGGGCTTTGCGGTGGTGGCTTCAACCCAGGCACTCAGCGCGGTGGCGGCGTCGGTGATTGCCCCGGCCATTGCGGCCATCTCGCTGGGCGTCAGTGGTCCGCGCGCCTTTGCCCGGCGCATGGGGCGCAACGAGACGTTCAATCATGCGGGGAACGTGGTGGCAGCACTGCTGGCCGGTGGGCTGGCCTACCTGTGGGGGCCAACGGTGGTGTTCTACCTGATGGCGGTAATGACAGTGGCCAGTGTAGTGGCCACCGGTGTGATCCCGGCGGCAGCCATCGATGATGCGCGAGCGCGCGGCTCGGTGGCCGAGGCAGCGGGAGCTGCCGCGCCCTCTTCCGGGCGGCTGCTGCTGCGTGACCGCCGGCTGTTGCTGCTGGCGGCGTGCAGCTGCCTGTTCCACCTGGCCAACGCGGCGATGCTGCCCCTGGTGGGCCAGAAGCTCTCGTTGAGCAGCCCGGCCCTGGCCACCACCATGACGGCCGGGTGCATCGTGGCCGCGCAACTGGTGATGATTCCCATGGCGTGGCTGGTCGGTGCGCGCGCCGATCGCTGGGGGCGGCGCCCGCTGCTGCTGGCGGGGTTTCTGATCCTGCCCATCCGGGCCGCGCTGTACCCCCTGTCCGACGCACCCGCCTGGCTGCTGGGCGTGCAGCTGCTGGATGGCATCGGCGCGGGCATCTTCGGTGCGCTCATTCCCATCATAGTAAGTGACCTGAGCGAAGGCACGGGACGCTTCAACGTCACGCTGGGTGCGGTATCCACGGTGTTTGGAGTGGGCGGCGCGCTCAGCCCCGCGCTGGCGGGCGTCATCGTGCAGCGCGCAGGCTATGATGCCGCGTTCCTGACCCTGGCGGTCATTGCAGCTGCGGCCGTGCTGCTGGCCTGGCAGGTTCCGGAGACGCGCAGCATCCCTGCAACCACACGTAACTGAGACATTGGGCAGTACATGCATCTGGATCCATCAGCGGCCATCATCTGGGCGGCGGTAGGCGTCACCATCGCCGGCCTGCTGTTCCGCCCCTTCCGTATACCCGAATACGTGTGGGCGCTTGGGGCGGCGCTGCTTTTGCCGCTGTCCGGAGCCCTGTCCGTTGCCACGTTCGTGAGTGCAGTGGCCGAAGGCTACGATGTCTACCTGTTCCTGGTGGGCATGATGGTGCTGGCCGAGCTGTCGCGTCGCGAAGGTGTGTTCGACTGGTTGGCGATGTACGCGGTGCAGCATGCGGCTGGCTCGGGGCGGCGTTTGTTCGATCTGGTTTTTCTGGTCGGTACGGTGGTGACGGTCCTTCTGTCGAACGATGCCACGGCCGTGGTGCTCACGCCTGCGGTCTATGCGGCATGCAGAGCGGCCGGGGTCGCTCCCCTGCCCTATCTGTTCGTCTGCGCGTTCATCGCCAACGCTGCCAGCTTCGTTCTGCCCATTTCCAACCCTGCCAATCTGGTGGTATTCGGCGCGCACATGCCACCGTTGCTGGCCTGGCTGAAGCAGTTCGCGCTTCCCTCGCTGGTTGCCATCGCTGCCACTTACGTGGTGTTGAGGCTGCTGTACCGGCGCCAGATCACTCAGCCGCTGCGGGTCTCGCCACCACAGCAGCCGCTGTCGCGCGGTGGTCGGCTTGCGGCGGCGGGCGTCGTGTTCACCGGGATCGTTCTGGTGCTGACTTCGGCGCTCAACGGTCCGCTGGGCCTGATGACTTTCTGCGCGGGCCTGCTCAGCGCTGCCGTGGTTGCGCTGTCGCAGCGGCGCAACCCGGTGCCGTTGCTACGCCATGTTTCGTGGAGTGTGTTGCCGCTGGTCGCCGGCTTGTTCGTACTGGTGGAGGCGGTCGCACAGACAGGGGTGATCCAGCAGGTGGCCGCCGCCCTGGAAGGAATGGCGCGCACGTCTTCAGGCCAGGCCAGCTGGGCCGCCGGCATTGGCGCGGCCCTGTTGAGCAACGTGGCCAACAACCTGCCGGTAGGGCTGGTGGCAGGTTCGCTGTCGCAGGCGGCAGATCTGCCGGCTCAGGTGCGTGCAGCACTGTTGGTCGGCGTTGACCTTGGCCCGAACCTGTCGGCGACCGGCTCCCTGGCCACCCTGCTCTGGCTGGTGGCGCTGCGGCGCGAGGGCGAGAATGTAAGCGGGCTGGACTTCCTGCGGACAGGCGTGCTGGTGATGCCCCCCGCGTTGCTGGGAGCGTTGCTGCTGTTGTGACCGCCCGCAGACGGCTGGTCTGGTTGCCGTCACTCCGGAGGCGTAATGGTCAGCCACCCGTGCTCCCTGGCCAGTCTTGCGGCCCGGTACTGCTGGGACGCACCAAGGCCGCGCACCATGCCTTCGATGAGCGCGACATCCGCTGCGTCGTCAGTGCCGGCGTACTGCTCCGGATCGCGGTTGACCTCCGCGCTGACCGCTCGCAACCCTTCCCCATCGGGTACGAAATGCACGCGGGCGATGCACAGCCCGGTCCAGCTGCGATGCAGATACAGTGTGTTGCCTGCGCAGTAGAGGAACCACTTGTCCTCCATTTCCAGGGGGATGAGCCCACGACGCACACAGGCTGAGTCCACGGCATCGAGCCAGAAGTCTAGTTTCAGCGCAACGTGGCGGGCGGGCAACGGTGCGTTCTTCCAGTCGGCGGCGGTGGCGATGGGGTGCGTCATGGGTTCAGTGCGGCGTGGGGCGCCGGGCATTGTAGTCCCCCGAAGGGGGTGCCCGGCCAGCGGCCGGCTCTACCCGGCCAGGGTGAAGACCGAGCCGGAGTCGACGCGGATGTTGGCGCCGTTGATGAAGCTGGCGCGCTCCGAACAGAGCAGAAGCACGGCGGCGGCCACTTCTTCAGGGCGGCCACGGCGCTTGAGCACCATGCCGGGGCGTTCCTCGTCGAGGAATGTGCGGATGGCCTCCTCGAAGGACATGCCCTTTTCCTTGGCGCGCTTGTGCATCATCGCGTCGGTCATCGGGGTATGGATGAAGGCCGGGGACACGGTGTTGACCATGACATTGTGCTTGCCGTACTCCTTCGACAGCCCCTTGGCCAGGCTCAGCACGCCCGCCTTGGACGCGCAGTACGGCAGTTCGTCGGTGTAGGGCTGTACGGCATCTTCAGAGGCAAACAGCACGATGCGGCCCCAGCCCTTGTCACGCATGGCGGGGATGGCCTGGCGACACATGCGCACCGCACCCATCAGGTTGATATCCAGGGTGCGCAGCCAGCCATCGTCGTCCACGTCGAGGAAGTCTCCGGTGGCACCGGTGACGCCTGCCGCGTTGACGTAGATATCCGGATCGCCCAGGGTGCTGCGCACCGCGGCCCAGATGTGCTCGACATCGTTGGCTTGGGTGACATCACCGGCCACAGCCATCACCTCGCCGAGTGGTGTCAGTTCCTGCAGCGCCTGGTCGAGCGTTCCATCGGGCAGGTCGGTGATGGCGACGCGTGCGCCGGCCTGCAGCAGCTCGCGTGCGGTTTGCTTGCCCATGCCCGAATCGGCACCGCTGACCAGCGCGATGCGCCCTTTTATTCCGAGATCCATGATGTGTCCTTTTGCGGGGAGGATGTGGTGCCGCGCGGCGGAAGCGTCTGCAGGAACCGCTCGGCGGTGCGCAGGCCCAGCGCCATCTGGGTCAGGGCGGGGTTGGCGGCCAGTGCGCTGGGGAAGATGGAGTTGTCGCAGATGAAGAGATTGGGGATGTCGAAGCTGCGGCCGTCCGCGTCCACCACGGCGGTGTCTGCCGAATCGCCCATGCGGCAGGTCCCCAGGGTGTGGGCAGAGCGCGCGGCGGCGAAGATGCCGCGCGCGCCAGCGGCCTCCCAGATGCGGCGTAGCTGGGCCTGCGCGTGGGCGTCGAGCGCCTTTTCGTTGGGGCCATAGCTGAAATCGACCCGTGCACGGCGCATGCCGAAGGCGTCCTTTTCATCGCTGAGGGTGAGCTGGTTGCCCTCCTGCGGCAGGCACTCGCCATTGATGCCGATACCGGCCAGATGCCGGTACGACGCCAATGCATCCACCAACGGCCGGCCCCAGAGACCTGCGCCACGGGCCAGTGTGTTGGCCAGGGTGACCGGCTGCACGCCCAGGCTCTGCACCAGATAGCCGCCAACGAACGAAGCATCGCGCGGGCGAACGAAATCCTCAGTAATGAGCGAAGACGGGTAACCGCGGTTCATGCACATGTCCGCCTCGAACGAACCCCAGACCTGGGTTGCGACGTGCGCCATGAAGTTCCGCCCGACCTGCCCGCTGCTGTTGGCCAGCCCGAGGTTGAGCAGCAGGCGCGGGGTTTCCACGCCGCCCGCACACAGGAAGGCGGCCGAGCACTTCACGCGGTGCAGGCGGTGGCCACGTTGGTAGACCACGGCGCTGATGCGGCCAAGAGCATCGCGCTCCAGGTCCACCACCCGGCTTTCATCGCGGATGCGCGCACCGTGCGCCGTGGCCCAGGGCAGCCATGAGGTATCCATGCTGGCTTTGGCTGCATTGCTGCACCCCTGGTGGCAGGCGCCGCAGTGGTTGCACGGCTGCCGGAGCCCCCAGTGGGGCTGCTGCCTTGCTTGGCTCACCAAAGCGGCAGGTGCATCGGTGGCGCGGACGCCCAGAGACTCGCACCCGCGCTGCATGGCCTGCGCCGATGCATTGCGCGCGACCGGGGGGTAGTCATACTTCCGCATGGAATCCCATGGGTAGTGATCGGGACCAGATACGCCGATGAAGCCTTCCACGCGCTGTACGTAGTGCAGCAGTTCGGCTTCCGCGATGGGCCAATCGGCGCCCTGCCCTGTCAGCGAGCGCAGGCGCAGGTCACGCGCGTCGGGCCGTGGGCAGAACGCGCCCCAGTGGAGCGTGGAGCCGCCCACTCCCTGCCCGGAGTTGTTGGCGCCGAAGGCCGTGGGCGTCTGGCCGCCGCTCAGGCGCTCTTCCATCCAATAGATATCGGTGGCCAATTCGTCGGCAAGGTGATCATCGGGCGCGAACGAGCGCCCCGCTTCCAGCACCAGCACCGACACGCCGGCTTCTGCCAGGCGCGCGGCCAAGGGCGCGCCGCCAGCACCGCTGCCGATGATGACGGCATCCACGGTCTCGTCCGCTTCGTGCTTCTGCGCGGAGTGCATCAGCATGGGAGCTGCCAACTGTCGACGGTGCCCGCTTCAGTGTGCTCGTAGCCGGGGCTTCGCGCGCCCTTGCCGCCGACCGCGAAGCCGTCATAGTCAATGGCTGCCCAGGTGGATGGCAGGCTCATCCAGGTCCGGGCAAACAGCGCTCTTGCATCTTCAAACCAGTGGGCCCATTGGGCTGAGTCCAGCGTCGCATTGCCGGGCAAGGTGGCGCGGCCCTGCTGAAGCTGCTCAAGCAGTTGGTGCTGCGCGTCAGCATCCAAGGCGCTGAATCCGCCGGCAGCGTCATCCAGCTGATCCATGGCCTGGCACCACGCGACCATGTCAGTGGGCAGATTGGCGAAGCGCCAGCCATCACCCTCGCCATTGATCAGCGCGTGACCGACGCGCAACGCCAGATCATGCGCGTCGGTGCAGGGAACCAGGCACGCTGCCAACGCGGCCAGCAGGTCCAGATGGCGTGTGCACAGCGCCGACTCCGGCACGGGCAGCGGTGTGGCATGTCGTGCCAGCAGACGTGCGCGCATGCGCGGTGCGACGCGCGCCGCATTGAGCAGCCTGATGAATGCCGGCGGCAAGGCGCGTGCGGCCAGTGGCGATGCCCACGCGGCAATGCGCTGCGCGAGCCACTGCGGCTGCTCGAGCGGGATCAGGTGCGCGGCATCGGGTACAACATCGAAGGTTGCGTGCGGATAGTGTGGGGCGTTCAATGCGCGCTGCGCCGCCTGCCCCAGATCGCCATCTTCAGCGCCGGCCAGAATCAGCGCTGGCAGCCGCAGGCGTGCGACCTCCGCCTGTCGGTGTTCGCGACTGCCCTGCTCCAGCCAGGCGCGCCACGCGATGGGATCGGTGCGCAGTACATCGAAAATGGCCATTTCCCTGTCGGCCCCCTGCAGTGGCCGATGGGTGTTTGCATCAATGAATGCTTCAGCATCCGCGCGTTCAGGGCCGCCTGCGCTGAACCACTCAAGCATGGTTTCGCGGCGGGATTCCTGCATGGGTTCCGGGCAAGGCGGCGAGGCGGCGACCAGCACAACGCCGGCCAGGCCGGCCAGACCCTGCACCCCATCGCGGCTGCGGGCGGCCAGCAGTGACGCGATCTTGCCGCCCATGCTGTGGCCCACCACGAACCAGCAGGCCGGTGCGTGGGCGGTGACCTCCTGCTGGAGCCAGTCCACCAGCCCATCGAGATGGGTAGCGCTGCCGGCGGCGGTGCCGCCAAACCCAGGGATATCCAGCGCGACGCAGTCGAACCGGTTGCCCAGGGCGTAGCTCAGGCCGCTCCATTCGCGGCGGCTTGCGCCCAGGCTGTGCAGCAGAAAAAGAGTGGGACGTTGCATCGCGACCTCGACGTGTAGCGGCGCGAGCATGGTCGTCCGGCTGTCCACAGGGCGTGCAAGGCGGTGTCAACGCAGCGCAATGATCACGTGCTGTTGAACTCTGCCTCACCCTGTATGTGCATGGCGCTGTCTAGGTTCGTTGCACCCCACGTCTGGATGTTCATCATGTGCACCCTTACTGCTGTTCCGGCAGCTTTGCATGCTTGCCGGAAGATGCGTTGATGTCGACGTTGCCCGAAGCTGTCTCCCCCGGGAAGAGCGCCCGCGACGAAGCGCCGGTTGCGATTGAACGGAGGGGCGACGGCGCGTTACCCATCGAACAATACTCGGCGCTGGGCGAAGGCCGATCCGTTGCCCTGACCGGCTGCGATGGTTCGATCGACTGGTGGTGTGCGCCCAACATGGACAGCCCGCCGTTGTTTGATCGTCTGCTGGATGGGAGCAATGGCGGGTATTTCAGTATCGCGCCCACCGAACCCTGTACCGTCGAGCGCCGTTACCGCACTGAAAGCAATGTGCTGGAAACGGTGTTTACCACCGCGTCCGGCCGTGCATCGCTGACCGAATCACTGAACAGCGGCAACGCCGGCCGGCTGCCGTGGTGCGAGCTGGCGCGGCGCATCGAAGGCCTGGAGGGCGAAGTGACCTTCGTGGTACGCATGTACCCCAGCACCCGCGCGCAGTCGGCCAGTCCCTACTGTTCCTCCATTGGCGAGCACACCGTGTTTCATGTGCAGCGGCTGCTGGGCGTGGTGATCCATCATCCCGCCTTGCAGCTGCAGTGGACTGACGAGGGCGCACGCGGTGAGTGCACCGTCGGTGCAGGCGAGCGTGTCACTGTCGCGCTGGTGGTCGGTGAGGATGAGCCACTGGTGGCGCCGTCGGTGGAGGAAGTGGATGGCCGCATCGACCTGACCGACCGCGAGTGGAAAGCCTGGGCCCGCAACGTTTCCTACGGCGGCTGGGATCGCGCCACGTTCGTGCGCAGCACGCTGGCATTGAAGCTGCTGCTGTACTCGCCCTCGGGCGCCATTGCGGCCGCTGCCACGACCTCGCTTCCGGAGCGCATCGGTGGCGACAAGAATTTCGACTATCGCTACGCGTGGGTCCGCGACGCCGGTTACACCATCCAGGCATTCCTGGCCGCTGGGCTGGAAGCGGAATCCAAGGCGGCGTTCACCTGGCTGCTGCGCCAGCTGCGCCGCCATGGCCCGAAGGTGGTCTTCACGCTGGATGGCGGGAAGGTGGAGCCGGTGCAGGAACTGCCGATGCGCGGCTACCGCGATACGCAGCCGGTGGTGAAAGGCAATCTGGCGGGCGAGCAGCACCAGCATGGCATCTACGGCGATATCTTCGAGACCGCGTTCTGTTTCGTGGCAGCAGGCAACATCCTCGACGGCGCCAGTGCGGAGTTGCTCTCGCAGATCGCCGACCTGTGCGCGGACCACTGGCGCGCCAAGGATTCCGGCATCTGGGAACTGCCGGAGCTGGAGCACTACACGATGTCCAAGATCAGCTGCTGGCAGGCGCTGGCACGGGCCGTGGAACTGGCCGACCAGGGCCAGCTGCCTACGACGTGCCGTGACCGATGGCAGCGCGAGCGCGATCGCATCAGCGACTGGATCGAGACCCATTGCTGGTCCGATGCGCTGCAGGCGTTCGAGATGTTTCCCGGCAGCAACAAACTGGACGCTGCGCTGGCGCTGGCTGTGCGGTTCCGCTTCGACGGCCGGGACCGGCTGCTGGCCACCCTGCGGGCCATCGACCGCGAGCTGGGCCAGTCGGGCTTCCACTACCGCTACTCGGGCATGCCCGCCGAAGAAGGCTGCTTCATCGCGTGTTCCTACTGGATGGCCGAGGCATACGCACGGCTGGGCTTCGTCGAGGACGCCAGGACGCGCGTGGACACGTTGAACGGCGCCCTTGGCCGCTGCCAGGGCGTGCTGAGCGAAATGGTGGACCCCGCGACTGGCCACTACCTCGGCAACACCCCACAAGGCCTGAGCCATCTGGCCCAGGTGATGGCCA
Above is a genomic segment from Stenotrophomonas sp. ESTM1D_MKCIP4_1 containing:
- a CDS encoding DUF2254 domain-containing protein → MLTRWKLQLGRLTRRMWFRSTLYGGMGVATALAGAFLKFLIPAGLATRIGADSVGNILGILAASMLTVTTFSLSTMVSAYGSASNSATPRAARLLIEDSRAQGALATFIGAFLFSIVGLIALSTGLYGDSGRLVLFGATVGVIVVITVTLLRAIEQFSRFGRLGETIDLVERATQAAMKRRAADPLLGGAAPRQAAPGAVALTDERIAYVDHIDMGRLQSVAEEKDLRIHLQCQIGTFATPARPVMEVEGVVSDETRAHLLEALSCSDARAIDNDPRYGLVILSEIGQRSMSSAINDPGTCIDVIGTCVRLLHRWAEHSTGAAAAEVRYPNVHVAPLQASDLFEDVFTPIARDAAGSLEVNIRLQKGFAALLQAPDPAIAGEARRHAQVALARALERLSFAADREALRASAVIPPP
- a CDS encoding MFS transporter, which codes for MTARAHSRDQNRAERGLDGLNFFLADVRDGLGPYLAIYLLSVHHWQPASIGVVMTVAAIIGLLTQTPAGAFMDRVHAKRLTLAIAAIVVTASCLLLPWTQGFAVVASTQALSAVAASVIAPAIAAISLGVSGPRAFARRMGRNETFNHAGNVVAALLAGGLAYLWGPTVVFYLMAVMTVASVVATGVIPAAAIDDARARGSVAEAAGAAAPSSGRLLLRDRRLLLLAACSCLFHLANAAMLPLVGQKLSLSSPALATTMTAGCIVAAQLVMIPMAWLVGARADRWGRRPLLLAGFLILPIRAALYPLSDAPAWLLGVQLLDGIGAGIFGALIPIIVSDLSEGTGRFNVTLGAVSTVFGVGGALSPALAGVIVQRAGYDAAFLTLAVIAAAAVLLAWQVPETRSIPATTRN
- a CDS encoding arsenic transporter: MHLDPSAAIIWAAVGVTIAGLLFRPFRIPEYVWALGAALLLPLSGALSVATFVSAVAEGYDVYLFLVGMMVLAELSRREGVFDWLAMYAVQHAAGSGRRLFDLVFLVGTVVTVLLSNDATAVVLTPAVYAACRAAGVAPLPYLFVCAFIANAASFVLPISNPANLVVFGAHMPPLLAWLKQFALPSLVAIAATYVVLRLLYRRQITQPLRVSPPQQPLSRGGRLAAAGVVFTGIVLVLTSALNGPLGLMTFCAGLLSAAVVALSQRRNPVPLLRHVSWSVLPLVAGLFVLVEAVAQTGVIQQVAAALEGMARTSSGQASWAAGIGAALLSNVANNLPVGLVAGSLSQAADLPAQVRAALLVGVDLGPNLSATGSLATLLWLVALRREGENVSGLDFLRTGVLVMPPALLGALLLL
- a CDS encoding SDR family oxidoreductase — its product is MDLGIKGRIALVSGADSGMGKQTARELLQAGARVAITDLPDGTLDQALQELTPLGEVMAVAGDVTQANDVEHIWAAVRSTLGDPDIYVNAAGVTGATGDFLDVDDDGWLRTLDINLMGAVRMCRQAIPAMRDKGWGRIVLFASEDAVQPYTDELPYCASKAGVLSLAKGLSKEYGKHNVMVNTVSPAFIHTPMTDAMMHKRAKEKGMSFEEAIRTFLDEERPGMVLKRRGRPEEVAAAVLLLCSERASFINGANIRVDSGSVFTLAG
- a CDS encoding alpha/beta hydrolase translates to MQRPTLFLLHSLGASRREWSGLSYALGNRFDCVALDIPGFGGTAAGSATHLDGLVDWLQQEVTAHAPACWFVVGHSMGGKIASLLAARSRDGVQGLAGLAGVVLVAASPPCPEPMQESRRETMLEWFSAGGPERADAEAFIDANTHRPLQGADREMAIFDVLRTDPIAWRAWLEQGSREHRQAEVARLRLPALILAGAEDGDLGQAAQRALNAPHYPHATFDVVPDAAHLIPLEQPQWLAQRIAAWASPLAARALPPAFIRLLNAARVAPRMRARLLARHATPLPVPESALCTRHLDLLAALAACLVPCTDAHDLALRVGHALINGEGDGWRFANLPTDMVAWCQAMDQLDDAAGGFSALDADAQHQLLEQLQQGRATLPGNATLDSAQWAHWFEDARALFARTWMSLPSTWAAIDYDGFAVGGKGARSPGYEHTEAGTVDSWQLPC
- a CDS encoding glycoside hydrolase family 15 protein; translation: MSTLPEAVSPGKSARDEAPVAIERRGDGALPIEQYSALGEGRSVALTGCDGSIDWWCAPNMDSPPLFDRLLDGSNGGYFSIAPTEPCTVERRYRTESNVLETVFTTASGRASLTESLNSGNAGRLPWCELARRIEGLEGEVTFVVRMYPSTRAQSASPYCSSIGEHTVFHVQRLLGVVIHHPALQLQWTDEGARGECTVGAGERVTVALVVGEDEPLVAPSVEEVDGRIDLTDREWKAWARNVSYGGWDRATFVRSTLALKLLLYSPSGAIAAAATTSLPERIGGDKNFDYRYAWVRDAGYTIQAFLAAGLEAESKAAFTWLLRQLRRHGPKVVFTLDGGKVEPVQELPMRGYRDTQPVVKGNLAGEQHQHGIYGDIFETAFCFVAAGNILDGASAELLSQIADLCADHWRAKDSGIWELPELEHYTMSKISCWQALARAVELADQGQLPTTCRDRWQRERDRISDWIETHCWSDALQAFEMFPGSNKLDAALALAVRFRFDGRDRLLATLRAIDRELGQSGFHYRYSGMPAEEGCFIACSYWMAEAYARLGFVEDARTRVDTLNGALGRCQGVLSEMVDPATGHYLGNTPQGLSHLAQVMAMATIADTQGCP